One genomic window of Desulfovibrio desulfuricans includes the following:
- a CDS encoding ABC transporter ATP-binding protein — MNSVTPTPPQAPCSMNAGEQAVLLENCTFCWPGQKEETLRIPTFSVGKGETVFLSGPSGGGKSTLLSLIAGILQPASGSVRVNGIRVDTLPRFARDSFRGDTIGLIFQQFNLVLHLSMLDNVLLPCRFSPKRATRATEKDGSPEQSAQRLLERLGLGPELWRKSVTRLSVGQQQRVAAARALVGSPPLVMADEPTSALDAERRADFLPLLLRESAEAGSSLLFVSHDLSLADFFERRVRLAEINLADASRADKGTIPQGETA, encoded by the coding sequence ATGAATTCCGTTACGCCAACACCACCGCAAGCGCCTTGCAGCATGAATGCGGGCGAGCAGGCAGTCCTGCTTGAAAACTGCACCTTTTGCTGGCCCGGCCAAAAGGAAGAAACCCTGCGCATCCCCACGTTCAGCGTGGGCAAAGGGGAGACGGTCTTTCTTTCCGGCCCCAGCGGCGGGGGCAAAAGCACCCTGCTCAGCCTCATTGCAGGGATACTGCAACCAGCTTCCGGCAGTGTGCGCGTCAACGGAATTCGTGTGGACACCCTGCCCAGATTCGCCAGAGATTCCTTTCGCGGTGACACCATCGGCCTGATATTTCAGCAGTTCAATCTTGTTCTGCATCTCTCCATGCTGGATAATGTGCTGCTGCCCTGCCGCTTTTCGCCCAAACGCGCCACACGGGCAACGGAAAAGGATGGAAGCCCGGAGCAATCCGCGCAACGCCTGCTTGAGCGTCTTGGCCTTGGGCCGGAACTGTGGCGCAAAAGCGTAACCCGCCTTTCCGTTGGGCAACAGCAACGCGTTGCCGCCGCCCGCGCCCTTGTGGGTTCACCCCCGCTGGTCATGGCTGACGAACCCACCTCCGCGCTGGATGCGGAACGCCGGGCAGATTTTCTGCCCCTGTTGCTGCGCGAAAGCGCCGAGGCCGGATCAAGCCTGTTGTTTGTCAGCCATGACCTGTCTCTGGCAGATTTTTTTGAACGCCGGGTCCGACTGGCAGAGATTAACTTGGCCGATGCCAGCAGGGCTGACAAAGGGACAATCCCGCAGGGGGAAACCGCATGA
- a CDS encoding DUF2796 domain-containing protein translates to MKNLILVTACTVLLAAAPALAHGPHEHGAARLDVAVEGNIVEISLESPLANALPFEHAPRDAAQRQAVQNMAATLHKAENIFVFPAEAQCRIKKVTLESEALPEALLAAKTAAQPEQAQASKQNASAAPAVEPKAHADHDEHAGHDEHGGHADLDASFTFECAQPEALRGMDVRLFSAWPALHELRVQIVSPTGQHAAELNEQAHTLKW, encoded by the coding sequence ATGAAAAACCTGATTCTTGTGACGGCCTGCACGGTTCTGCTCGCAGCCGCCCCCGCGCTTGCACATGGCCCGCATGAACACGGCGCGGCCCGCCTGGACGTGGCTGTGGAAGGCAATATTGTAGAAATCAGCCTTGAAAGCCCCCTTGCCAACGCCCTGCCCTTTGAACACGCCCCACGGGATGCAGCCCAGCGGCAGGCCGTGCAGAACATGGCGGCAACCTTGCATAAGGCGGAAAATATTTTTGTTTTTCCTGCCGAGGCCCAGTGCCGCATCAAAAAGGTAACACTGGAATCCGAAGCCCTGCCCGAGGCCCTGCTGGCAGCAAAGACAGCCGCGCAGCCGGAACAGGCGCAAGCATCAAAGCAGAACGCGTCTGCCGCCCCTGCGGTTGAACCCAAGGCGCATGCAGACCATGACGAACATGCCGGGCACGATGAACACGGCGGTCATGCGGATCTGGACGCGTCCTTTACTTTTGAATGCGCCCAGCCTGAAGCCCTGCGCGGCATGGACGTGCGTCTTTTCTCCGCATGGCCAGCCCTGCATGAACTGCGCGTGCAGATAGTCAGCCCCACTGGGCAGCATGCCGCCGAACTGAACGAACAGGCCCACACCCTCAAGTGGTAA
- a CDS encoding PEP/pyruvate-binding domain-containing protein: MASLLKKLFGIAPRVGREAAMDAFNKRYVSFKELLQANADLAGVMAGLDATLRGDKHMETSEVRKQARRAIFHCERMASTLSEMSGQCDISLGSAVHSIAARIEHELDQHTRGDVPQFTLPLSEVDASMAYSVGGKNANLGELRNMLDMPVPRGFSITIRACSYFLLRTPGLFKNLFQLLKSVDPEKPARIAEISQNIEQLVQEAPIPAEVEQALFAEWDTAFGKNADVVVALRSSAIAEDGVQSFAGQYRSILGVTRQDLLSAFKKVVASLFSPRALTYRAEHGYDLDATGMGLCCVEMVRAKAAGVAFSRHPVDLRSNATVINGLWGLGEMVVDGSGTPDQWLVSRATKKITMATIAHKTVRLRLVRTKTGLVESTLESVPDPLRDVPCLSDDQVRKLAEMVMELERHYQYPQDMEWAVDEDDQIILLQTRPMGLDSASEEHSAPALRHLRPLLSGGDIAARGVGCGPVIHVGEGEDMTHFPEGAVMLLAHSSPNAMAAMRRASAIIAETGSLTGHMASICREFGVPTIMNLPGANSILAEEQIVTVDALTGRIFDGEVQELLALRLVKPQARPSSPALVLLRRIAPYILPLHLVDPRADTFTPRHCTSLHDIMRYVHELSYSQMFQISDRVTDHCAGVASKLVCTVPLDLHVIDLGGGLRNPESRQTTPNDVLSVPFKCVLDGMLNPAVQARGPRPVNMRGFLSVMGQTAIGCNEEGCSRFGQRSYAIVSDRYLNFSSRVGYHYAILDCWCGETLSKNYIRFEFAGGAAANAQRVRRVQCIGLILKELGFTVEITGDRLRARYQKYPRHELCARLDQLGRLLIMTRQMDMLMVDDAAVQSYATKFLNGEYH, translated from the coding sequence ATGGCCTCTCTGCTGAAAAAACTGTTTGGCATTGCCCCCCGGGTTGGCCGCGAGGCGGCCATGGACGCCTTCAACAAGCGCTATGTTTCGTTCAAGGAACTGCTCCAGGCCAATGCAGATCTGGCCGGGGTAATGGCCGGGCTGGACGCTACCCTGCGCGGCGACAAGCACATGGAAACCAGCGAAGTGCGCAAGCAGGCCCGACGGGCCATATTTCACTGCGAGCGCATGGCCTCGACCCTCAGCGAAATGTCGGGCCAGTGCGACATATCACTGGGCAGCGCCGTACATTCCATTGCGGCGCGCATTGAGCACGAGCTGGATCAGCACACGCGCGGCGATGTGCCGCAGTTTACCCTGCCCCTCTCTGAGGTTGACGCCAGCATGGCTTACAGCGTTGGCGGCAAAAACGCCAACCTCGGCGAATTGCGCAACATGCTTGATATGCCGGTGCCGCGCGGATTTTCCATCACTATCCGCGCTTGCAGCTATTTCTTGCTGCGCACGCCGGGCCTGTTCAAAAACCTCTTCCAGCTGCTGAAATCCGTTGACCCGGAAAAGCCCGCGCGGATTGCAGAAATTTCCCAGAATATTGAGCAGCTCGTGCAGGAAGCCCCCATCCCGGCAGAGGTTGAGCAAGCCCTGTTTGCAGAATGGGACACGGCTTTCGGCAAGAACGCGGATGTGGTTGTGGCCCTGCGCTCAAGCGCCATTGCCGAGGACGGCGTGCAATCCTTTGCCGGTCAGTACCGCAGTATCCTCGGCGTTACCCGCCAGGATCTGCTGTCCGCCTTCAAGAAGGTGGTTGCCAGCCTGTTTTCGCCCCGCGCCCTGACCTACCGCGCCGAGCACGGCTATGATCTGGACGCTACGGGCATGGGCCTTTGCTGCGTTGAAATGGTGCGGGCCAAGGCCGCTGGCGTGGCTTTTTCGCGCCATCCGGTAGACCTGCGCTCCAACGCCACTGTCATCAACGGCCTGTGGGGTCTGGGCGAAATGGTCGTGGATGGCTCGGGAACACCCGACCAGTGGCTTGTTTCCCGCGCCACAAAAAAGATCACCATGGCCACCATTGCCCATAAAACAGTGCGGCTGCGCCTTGTACGCACCAAAACCGGCCTTGTGGAAAGCACGCTCGAATCCGTTCCCGATCCCCTGCGCGATGTTCCCTGCCTCAGCGATGATCAGGTGCGCAAACTGGCTGAAATGGTCATGGAGCTGGAGCGGCACTACCAGTATCCGCAGGATATGGAATGGGCCGTGGACGAAGACGACCAGATTATTTTGCTGCAAACCCGCCCCATGGGGCTGGACAGCGCCTCTGAGGAGCATTCGGCCCCGGCCCTGCGGCACCTGCGCCCCCTGCTCTCGGGCGGCGATATCGCCGCGCGGGGCGTGGGGTGCGGCCCTGTTATTCATGTGGGCGAAGGGGAAGACATGACGCACTTTCCCGAAGGGGCCGTCATGCTGCTTGCCCACTCCTCGCCCAACGCCATGGCGGCCATGCGCCGCGCCTCGGCCATCATTGCAGAAACAGGCAGTCTTACCGGCCACATGGCTTCCATTTGCCGCGAATTTGGCGTGCCGACCATTATGAACCTGCCGGGCGCCAACAGTATTCTGGCCGAGGAGCAGATCGTCACCGTGGATGCGCTCACCGGCAGAATTTTTGACGGCGAAGTGCAGGAGCTGCTGGCCCTGCGGCTGGTGAAGCCCCAGGCCCGCCCCAGCAGCCCGGCTCTGGTGCTGTTACGGCGCATCGCACCCTACATTCTGCCGCTGCATCTGGTGGATCCGCGCGCGGATACATTCACGCCCCGCCACTGCACATCATTGCACGACATCATGCGCTATGTGCACGAATTGAGCTATTCCCAGATGTTCCAGATATCCGACAGGGTTACAGATCACTGCGCAGGCGTTGCCAGCAAGCTGGTCTGCACGGTGCCGCTTGATCTGCATGTGATTGATCTGGGCGGCGGGCTGCGTAACCCGGAATCCCGCCAGACAACGCCCAACGATGTGCTGAGCGTGCCTTTCAAGTGCGTGCTGGACGGCATGCTCAATCCGGCGGTGCAGGCACGTGGGCCACGGCCTGTAAACATGCGCGGTTTTCTTTCGGTCATGGGGCAAACCGCCATTGGCTGCAATGAGGAGGGCTGTTCACGCTTTGGCCAGCGCAGCTATGCCATAGTTTCCGACCGCTATCTCAATTTTTCGTCCCGCGTGGGCTACCACTATGCCATTCTTGACTGCTGGTGCGGCGAAACCCTGAGCAAGAACTACATCCGCTTTGAATTTGCCGGGGGCGCTGCCGCCAACGCCCAGCGCGTAAGGCGTGTGCAGTGCATAGGCCTGATCCTCAAAGAGCTGGGCTTTACCGTTGAGATAACGGGTGATAGACTGCGGGCACGTTACCAGAAATACCCCAGGCATGAGCTGTGCGCGCGCCTGGATCAACTGGGACGACTCCTGATAATGACCCGCCAGATGGACATGCTCATGGTGGACGATGCAGCAGTGCAATCCTACGCCACCAAGTTCCTGAATGGCGAATATCATTAG
- a CDS encoding MFS transporter: protein MPPLAASPAQTPEGAAFPDPPQTLLSRDFVLLFCMTMCCNSFVAVFYCFEQWLEGLSVSPNWRGVLLSSMFVMVLIFRQVASVVLLRRGKLLPMGIAIIISSGVMLAYPYVGGPHIIELILLLRVVQGIALAVFSCCTVSVLVSCIPKGQSARGFAIFSLTLLLPYSIIPAVGEQILALLGGEPHLFAFTALLGIPSLLMLVPLAPRLRKPEMAQEAEGGMSGRELWHAVSHSGLFFVYMACMTFSIMTVLAIFFMKGLCSITGAHPAWFFSTYTLTIILVRLVGSNRLDTLPRHRITILCSVLLVCCMLGLAWGPLWAFIPLTFLYGLGLGLLYPLLAAMVYDRSTPTTRSINSNVMMATFDSSGIFAPIIGGLVMYEGFGYRGVFVATAISIGLCGLSMVADKLRVAHWRRQGRHIA from the coding sequence ATGCCGCCCCTAGCCGCATCGCCTGCGCAAACTCCGGAAGGCGCTGCCTTCCCTGACCCGCCGCAGACGTTATTAAGCCGTGATTTTGTTCTGCTGTTCTGCATGACCATGTGCTGCAACAGCTTTGTGGCCGTTTTTTACTGCTTTGAGCAATGGCTCGAAGGCCTCTCTGTCAGCCCCAACTGGCGGGGAGTGCTGCTCTCTTCCATGTTTGTCATGGTTCTGATTTTCAGGCAGGTGGCAAGCGTGGTTCTGTTGCGCCGTGGCAAACTCCTGCCCATGGGCATTGCCATCATCATTTCAAGCGGCGTCATGCTGGCCTACCCTTATGTGGGCGGCCCCCATATCATTGAGCTGATTCTGCTGTTGCGCGTGGTGCAGGGCATTGCCCTTGCCGTGTTCTCCTGCTGCACGGTGTCCGTGCTGGTGAGCTGCATACCCAAGGGCCAAAGCGCGCGCGGCTTTGCCATTTTTTCGCTCACCCTGCTGCTGCCCTACTCCATCATTCCGGCAGTGGGGGAACAGATACTTGCCCTGCTTGGGGGCGAACCGCACCTCTTTGCCTTCACGGCCCTGCTGGGTATTCCTTCCCTGCTCATGCTGGTGCCGCTGGCGCCACGCCTGCGCAAGCCAGAAATGGCCCAGGAAGCAGAAGGCGGCATGTCTGGTCGGGAACTGTGGCATGCGGTGAGCCATTCCGGCCTGTTCTTTGTGTATATGGCCTGCATGACATTCAGCATCATGACCGTACTGGCCATCTTTTTCATGAAAGGGTTGTGCTCCATCACCGGCGCGCACCCGGCGTGGTTTTTCAGCACCTATACGCTCACCATCATTCTTGTGCGTCTGGTGGGCAGCAACAGGCTTGATACGCTGCCGCGCCACAGAATTACCATTTTGTGCAGCGTTCTATTGGTCTGCTGCATGCTGGGGCTGGCCTGGGGGCCGCTGTGGGCCTTCATTCCCCTAACCTTCCTGTACGGGTTGGGCCTGGGGCTGCTCTACCCCCTGCTGGCGGCCATGGTCTATGACCGCTCCACACCCACCACCCGTTCCATCAACTCCAATGTGATGATGGCCACCTTCGATTCCAGCGGCATCTTTGCCCCCATAATCGGCGGGCTGGTCATGTACGAGGGCTTCGGCTACCGGGGTGTTTTTGTGGCCACGGCTATTTCCATCGGCCTGTGCGGCCTTTCCATGGTGGCCGACAAGCTGCGCGTTGCCCACTGGCGGCGGCAAGGCCGCCACATAGCTTAA